One region of Peribacillus simplex genomic DNA includes:
- a CDS encoding iron-containing alcohol dehydrogenase, whose amino-acid sequence MNKCNVFVSSDVAILNPELTVGLPPDITAFTGTDASSSAIEAIVPPTKTSITVAHAFQAIWVIGKNY is encoded by the coding sequence ATGAATAAATGCAATGTTTTCGTAAGTTCGGATGTGGCCATTCTAAATCCCGAGTTAACAGTCGGCCTTCCGCCTGATATTACGGCGTTTACTGGTACAGATGCATCGTCAAGTGCAATTGAAGCGATCGTTCCACCTACAAAGACATCAATAACTGTTGCTCATGCATTTCAGGCGATTTGGGTTATTGGAAAAAATTACTGA